From Deinococcus budaensis, a single genomic window includes:
- a CDS encoding MFS transporter translates to MQAAHAQTAARHASAVAVAVTAGHFINDAYGAMLTPLTPALQAKFGVSIAAVTLLSSVYSLTSSVLQPLLGIVGERFDRRYAAALGPLMTGLGLTLMGFVPWFGALVLLVAVAGFGSGFFHPAGAAYVALNSPPEKRGLWASLFSAGGTGGMALGPVFAGVGLTHLPWFALIGAVIAAITFAVTPPGKSEGRRVSLAEYAGIFRGPLVGLWAMAVLRSLASMGYNAMLPFILIARGFGPREIGITLAVYALASALGGIVGGRASDRYGRVPVLRAAILTTIPFFALLILSSPANWWFYPLTFLVGAAVNASVPVGVVAAQEYAPGHVAVASSIMMGFSWGFAGLLIFLVGKLADLTSPTTAALVSLTLLLPSAWIAYRLPEPGRGAFEN, encoded by the coding sequence ATGCAGGCCGCCCACGCCCAGACCGCCGCCCGCCACGCCAGCGCCGTCGCGGTGGCGGTCACGGCGGGCCACTTCATCAACGACGCCTACGGAGCGATGCTCACGCCGCTGACCCCGGCCCTGCAAGCCAAGTTTGGCGTCTCCATCGCCGCCGTGACCCTGCTGTCCAGCGTCTACAGCCTGACCTCCAGTGTGCTGCAACCGTTGCTGGGCATCGTCGGAGAGCGCTTCGACCGCCGCTACGCCGCCGCGCTGGGACCGCTGATGACCGGCCTGGGCCTGACGCTGATGGGCTTCGTGCCGTGGTTCGGGGCGCTGGTGCTGCTGGTGGCGGTGGCGGGTTTCGGCAGCGGCTTTTTTCACCCGGCAGGCGCCGCCTACGTCGCGCTGAACAGCCCGCCGGAGAAGCGCGGGCTGTGGGCCAGCCTCTTCAGCGCGGGCGGGACCGGGGGCATGGCGCTGGGGCCAGTGTTCGCGGGCGTGGGCCTGACACACCTGCCCTGGTTCGCCCTGATCGGGGCCGTGATCGCGGCGATCACCTTTGCGGTCACGCCGCCGGGCAAATCGGAGGGCCGCCGGGTCAGCCTCGCCGAGTACGCGGGCATCTTCCGGGGGCCGCTGGTGGGCCTGTGGGCGATGGCGGTGCTGCGGTCCCTGGCCAGCATGGGGTACAACGCGATGCTGCCCTTTATCCTGATCGCCCGGGGCTTCGGGCCGCGCGAGATCGGCATCACGCTGGCCGTCTACGCCCTCGCCAGCGCCCTGGGCGGCATCGTGGGCGGGCGGGCCAGCGACCGCTACGGGCGGGTGCCTGTGCTGCGGGCGGCAATTTTGACGACCATCCCGTTTTTCGCCCTGCTGATCCTCTCCAGTCCGGCAAACTGGTGGTTTTACCCGCTCACCTTCCTGGTGGGCGCGGCCGTGAATGCCAGCGTGCCGGTCGGGGTGGTCGCCGCGCAGGAGTACGCGCCGGGGCATGTGGCGGTGGCGAGCAGCATCATGATGGGCTTTTCCTGGGGCTTTGCGGGCCTGCTGATCTTTCTGGTGGGCAAGCTGGCCGACTTGACCAGTCCGACGACGGCGGCGCTGGTGAGCCTGACGCTGCTGCTGCCGAGTGCCTGGATCGCGTACCGGCTGCCGGAGCCGGGGCGGGGGGCGTTTGAGAACTGA
- a CDS encoding isoprenylcysteine carboxyl methyltransferase family protein — protein MNARTLAPLMFGYLSVQRLLELRLARANERWAREQGATEHGQEHYPLFFLLHPGWMLGLLLEGRRSGAPVNWPALALFVLAQPLRYWVIRTLGRYWNTKILIVPGGKRVTGGPFRYLRHPNYAVVALELAAAPLAVGAWRTALAASVLNAALILLIRLPAEERALREYRRQA, from the coding sequence ATGAATGCCCGCACCCTGGCTCCCCTGATGTTCGGGTACCTGTCCGTCCAGCGTCTGCTTGAACTGCGCCTGGCCCGCGCCAACGAGCGCTGGGCACGTGAGCAGGGGGCCACCGAGCACGGCCAGGAGCATTACCCCCTCTTTTTCCTGCTGCACCCCGGCTGGATGCTGGGCCTCCTGCTCGAAGGCCGCCGCTCCGGCGCCCCGGTAAACTGGCCCGCCCTGGCGCTGTTCGTGCTGGCCCAGCCGCTGCGCTACTGGGTGATCCGCACCCTGGGCCGCTACTGGAACACCAAGATCTTGATCGTGCCGGGGGGCAAGCGGGTCACGGGCGGCCCCTTTCGCTACCTGCGCCACCCCAACTACGCGGTGGTCGCCCTGGAACTGGCGGCGGCGCCGCTCGCGGTGGGGGCCTGGCGCACCGCCCTGGCCGCCAGCGTGCTCAACGCGGCGCTAATCTTGCTGATCCGCTTGCCCGCCGAGGAACGCGCCCTGCGGGAGTACCGCCGGCAGGCCTGA
- a CDS encoding ABC transporter ATP-binding protein has product MSLASPPALDLLDLHKSFGGRAAVAGVSLAVAPGELYALLGPNGAGKTTTIRMIAGLTRPDAGAARIYGHDVTGDARAAKRLLAYLPDDPLLYGKLTPPEYLEFVAGLWELDAREAAPEAERLLRWLDLWAHRRERTEGFSRGMKQKLALAGALIHRPRLLLLDEPLTGLDAAASRQVKDALRAFVDGGGAVVLTTHILEVAERLADRLGIIAAGTLVAEGTPIELLARTGTGTLEDAFLSLTGLRVTAGEAAGTPA; this is encoded by the coding sequence ATGAGCCTCGCTTCTCCCCCGGCCCTGGACCTGCTCGACCTGCACAAGAGTTTCGGGGGCCGGGCCGCCGTGGCGGGCGTGAGCCTGGCGGTGGCGCCGGGGGAGCTGTACGCGCTGCTGGGTCCCAACGGGGCGGGCAAGACGACCACCATCCGCATGATCGCGGGCCTGACCCGCCCGGACGCGGGCGCGGCGCGCATCTACGGCCACGACGTGACCGGGGACGCCCGCGCGGCCAAGCGGCTGCTCGCCTACCTGCCCGACGACCCGCTGCTGTACGGCAAGCTGACCCCGCCCGAGTACCTGGAATTCGTGGCCGGACTGTGGGAGCTGGACGCCCGCGAGGCCGCGCCGGAAGCCGAGCGGCTGCTGCGCTGGCTGGACCTGTGGGCGCACCGCCGCGAGCGCACCGAGGGCTTTTCACGCGGGATGAAACAGAAACTCGCGCTCGCGGGCGCGCTGATCCACCGCCCGCGCCTGCTGCTGCTGGACGAGCCGCTGACCGGGCTGGACGCGGCGGCCTCGCGGCAGGTCAAAGACGCGCTGCGGGCCTTTGTGGACGGGGGCGGCGCGGTGGTGCTGACCACCCACATCCTGGAGGTGGCCGAGCGGCTGGCCGACCGCCTGGGCATCATCGCCGCCGGGACGCTGGTCGCGGAGGGCACGCCGATTGAGCTGCTGGCCCGCACGGGGACGGGCACGCTGGAAGACGCCTTCCTGAGCCTGACCGGGCTGCGCGTGACCGCCGGGGAAGCGGCCGGGACCCCCGCGTGA
- a CDS encoding VTT domain-containing protein, whose amino-acid sequence MTALAPRNARLVRALLLGGLGLGLGSLGFIPGVRTFLAQGYLALTSSDPAVTQAFVDGLGWAGPLALLLGFVLQAAVPVLPALVMIAVTARAYGPVEGFFIVYIGTLLGAAAGYGLGRAVGDTLVRLLAGERARAAAHTFAERHGVQGVVLVRLMPVLSADVLNLVAGAAGMGFRPFLLATAAGALPVTALVVWLSGSAARMAWGLGLLSAGVALVAGGRWWLGRRRAGWAGPPG is encoded by the coding sequence GTGACGGCCCTGGCGCCCCGGAATGCCCGACTCGTGCGCGCCCTGCTGCTGGGGGGCCTGGGGCTGGGGCTGGGCAGCCTGGGCTTCATTCCCGGGGTGCGGACCTTTCTGGCCCAGGGCTACCTGGCCCTCACGTCCAGCGACCCCGCCGTCACGCAGGCCTTTGTGGACGGCCTGGGGTGGGCGGGACCGCTGGCCCTGCTGCTGGGCTTCGTGCTTCAGGCGGCGGTGCCGGTGCTGCCCGCGCTGGTGATGATCGCCGTGACCGCGCGGGCCTACGGGCCGGTCGAGGGCTTTTTCATCGTGTATATCGGCACCCTGCTGGGCGCCGCCGCCGGGTACGGGCTGGGCCGCGCGGTGGGGGACACCCTGGTGCGGCTGCTGGCGGGCGAGCGTGCCCGCGCCGCCGCCCACACCTTCGCCGAGCGCCACGGCGTGCAAGGCGTGGTGCTGGTGCGCCTGATGCCGGTGCTCTCGGCCGACGTGCTCAATCTGGTCGCGGGCGCGGCGGGCATGGGCTTCCGGCCCTTTTTGCTGGCCACGGCGGCGGGCGCGCTGCCGGTCACGGCGCTGGTGGTGTGGCTCAGCGGCTCGGCGGCGCGCATGGCCTGGGGGCTGGGGCTGCTCTCGGCGGGGGTGGCGCTGGTCGCGGGCGGGCGCTGGTGGCTGGGGCGGCGCCGGGCAGGGTGGGCCGGGCCGCCCGGCTAG
- a CDS encoding polyprenyl synthetase family protein, producing MRSELLDRVLSLLPRRRGPLEPPLSERCAQDLALLGEMLGDYPRRGGKGLRSELLLASARAHGAGRDPARWEAALWLAAGLELFQNWVLIHDDIEDDSEERRGRPALHRLHGVPLAINAGDALHASMWAAVHRAGVPGGMEAFLEMVWRTAEGQHLDLAWVEHRRWDLTEADYLEMVRLKTARYTVVVPLHLGALAAGVTPDGRFLAAGLRLGTAFQIRDDVLNLSGDAAKYGKEIGGDLWEGKRTLIVLHWLAHAPQDQQATFLDQMRRDRADKDAGAIAEIHRWLLEGGSVDYAQAYADAQAAEGLELLAGALADAPDQAAARELLNTVRELATREA from the coding sequence ATGCGTTCCGAACTGCTCGACCGCGTGCTGTCGCTGCTGCCCCGCAGGCGCGGCCCCCTGGAACCGCCCCTTTCCGAGCGGTGCGCGCAGGACCTCGCGCTGCTGGGCGAGATGCTGGGCGACTACCCCCGGCGCGGCGGCAAGGGCCTGCGTTCGGAGCTGCTGCTGGCCTCGGCGCGGGCGCACGGGGCGGGCAGGGACCCCGCCCGGTGGGAGGCGGCGCTGTGGCTGGCGGCGGGCCTGGAACTGTTTCAGAACTGGGTCCTGATCCACGACGACATCGAGGACGACTCGGAGGAGCGCCGGGGCCGCCCGGCCCTGCACCGCCTGCACGGGGTGCCGCTGGCGATCAACGCGGGGGACGCGCTGCACGCTTCCATGTGGGCCGCCGTACACCGCGCCGGGGTACCGGGGGGCATGGAAGCCTTTCTGGAGATGGTCTGGCGCACCGCCGAGGGCCAGCACCTCGACCTCGCCTGGGTCGAGCACCGCCGCTGGGACCTGACCGAGGCCGACTACCTGGAGATGGTGCGGCTCAAGACCGCGCGCTACACGGTGGTCGTGCCGCTGCACCTGGGCGCGCTGGCTGCCGGCGTCACGCCCGACGGGCGCTTTCTGGCCGCCGGGCTGCGGCTGGGCACCGCCTTCCAGATTCGGGACGACGTGCTGAACCTCAGCGGCGACGCCGCCAAGTACGGCAAGGAGATCGGCGGCGACCTGTGGGAGGGCAAGCGCACCTTGATCGTGCTGCACTGGCTCGCGCACGCCCCGCAAGACCAGCAGGCCACCTTTCTGGACCAGATGCGCCGCGACCGCGCCGACAAGGATGCGGGCGCCATCGCCGAGATTCACCGCTGGCTGCTGGAGGGCGGCAGCGTGGACTACGCCCAGGCCTACGCGGACGCCCAGGCCGCCGAGGGGCTGGAGCTGCTGGCCGGGGCGCTGGCAGACGCGCCCGATCAGGCGGCGGCGCGGGAGCTGCTGAACACGGTGCGCGAGCTGGCGACGCGGGAGGCGTAG
- a CDS encoding GNAT family N-acetyltransferase encodes MRPEALTLRELRGPGELAQAEDLQLRVWGGSERDVFPRDALRALSHIGGLVAGALSGEEVVGLVVGLPTAAPGVQHSHLLAVHPAWRGAGLARRLKLYQREWGVARGVTRVEWTYDPLRAVNAHFNIRRLGAVASTYLDDFYGEMGGINAGVPSDRLVAVWDLTGPPPARPDPAAPLPAVNDPQGGAFRAIPPGGGAVRLHIPADLGALLDCDPARAVQWRLQTRRAFHALLGEGYRVTDFLAGETPAYVLSR; translated from the coding sequence ATGAGGCCGGAGGCCCTGACCCTGCGGGAGCTGCGCGGCCCCGGCGAACTGGCCCAGGCCGAGGACCTGCAACTGCGCGTCTGGGGCGGCTCCGAGCGCGACGTCTTTCCGCGTGACGCCCTGCGGGCGCTCTCGCATATCGGCGGGCTGGTGGCGGGGGCACTCAGCGGGGAGGAGGTCGTGGGGCTGGTCGTGGGGCTGCCGACCGCCGCGCCGGGAGTCCAGCATTCGCACCTGCTGGCCGTTCACCCGGCGTGGCGGGGAGCGGGGCTGGCCCGGCGGCTCAAGCTCTACCAGCGCGAGTGGGGCGTGGCGCGCGGGGTCACCCGGGTGGAGTGGACCTACGACCCCCTGCGCGCCGTGAACGCCCACTTCAACATCCGCCGCCTGGGCGCGGTGGCCAGCACGTACCTGGACGACTTCTACGGCGAGATGGGGGGCATCAACGCGGGGGTGCCCTCCGACCGCCTGGTCGCCGTGTGGGACCTGACGGGTCCCCCGCCCGCCCGTCCTGACCCGGCTGCCCCGCTGCCCGCCGTGAACGACCCGCAGGGCGGCGCCTTCCGGGCCATCCCACCGGGAGGCGGGGCGGTGCGGCTGCACATCCCCGCCGACCTGGGGGCGCTGCTGGACTGTGACCCTGCCCGCGCCGTGCAGTGGCGTCTCCAGACCCGGCGGGCCTTTCACGCGCTGCTGGGCGAAGGCTACCGGGTCACCGACTTTCTGGCCGGGGAGACGCCCGCCTACGTCCTGAGCCGCTGA
- the purM gene encoding phosphoribosylformylglycinamidine cyclo-ligase yields the protein MTQGKTQGAAPAGSAYGRAGVNIDAGQRAVALMRGAVARTHTPAVLGGLGGFGGLFRASFGEMVDPVLVASTDGVGTKTKVAVRTGHFSSLGADIVNHCVNDILVQGARPLFFLDYVAMGRLLPERVAEIVTGAAEACEALGVALLGGETAEMPGVYVEGELDLVGTVVGVVDRPRLVDGSRIESGDAVIALPSSGLHTNGYSLARLALDGLDWEAARADLGGERLAELLVTPHRAYLGAFGALTQAGVDVRGMAHITGGGLVDNPPRVFPAGVGMRVDLGSWTVPPLFELIVREAGVGRGEAFRALNMGVGFLLIVPPGEREAALTALRGVGEAPWVIGEMVAGEGVTFGGGA from the coding sequence ATGACGCAAGGCAAGACACAGGGGGCCGCCCCGGCAGGCTCGGCCTACGGGCGCGCGGGCGTGAACATCGACGCGGGGCAGCGGGCGGTCGCCCTGATGAGGGGCGCTGTGGCCCGCACCCACACGCCCGCCGTGCTGGGCGGCCTGGGCGGCTTCGGGGGCCTGTTCCGCGCTTCTTTCGGGGAGATGGTGGACCCCGTGCTGGTCGCCTCCACCGACGGCGTGGGCACCAAGACCAAGGTCGCGGTGCGGACCGGGCACTTTTCCAGCCTGGGCGCCGACATCGTGAACCACTGCGTGAACGACATCCTGGTGCAAGGCGCCCGGCCCCTCTTTTTTCTGGATTACGTGGCGATGGGCCGCCTGCTGCCCGAGCGCGTCGCCGAGATCGTGACCGGGGCGGCGGAAGCCTGCGAGGCGCTGGGGGTCGCGCTGCTGGGCGGCGAGACGGCCGAGATGCCCGGCGTGTACGTCGAGGGCGAACTCGACCTGGTGGGGACCGTGGTGGGCGTGGTGGACCGCCCCCGGCTGGTGGACGGCTCGCGCATCGAGAGCGGCGACGCCGTGATCGCGCTGCCCAGCTCCGGCCTGCATACCAACGGCTACAGCCTCGCGCGGCTGGCGCTGGACGGGCTGGACTGGGAAGCCGCCCGCGCCGATCTGGGGGGCGAGCGGCTGGCCGAGCTGCTCGTCACCCCGCACCGCGCCTACCTGGGAGCCTTCGGCGCCTTGACCCAGGCGGGGGTGGACGTGCGCGGCATGGCCCATATCACCGGGGGCGGCCTGGTGGACAACCCGCCGCGCGTGTTTCCCGCCGGGGTGGGGATGCGGGTGGACCTGGGGTCGTGGACGGTGCCGCCCCTCTTCGAGCTGATCGTGCGCGAGGCGGGGGTGGGGCGCGGGGAGGCCTTCCGGGCGCTGAACATGGGCGTGGGCTTCTTGCTGATCGTGCCGCCCGGAGAGCGGGAAGCGGCGCTGACGGCCCTGCGCGGCGTGGGGGAAGCGCCCTGGGTGATCGGGGAGATGGTCGCGGGTGAGGGCGTCACCTTCGGGGGCGGCGCTTGA
- a CDS encoding histidine phosphatase family protein, with product MTRRRPPTGFLPPDRRTATEFWVVRHGESTWNADGRYQGQTDVPLSHIGILQAAALAERLTGAHFDAVYTSDLARASRTADAVAERLAGQPSVQPEPGLREIDVGELGGLVVADIEARHPGYLRDLRADPWGTRRPGGESMEDLFARCGAAFDRLRARHAGGRVLVFTHGGVVRVAVGLALGGVPNHAWARLSVTNTSITRVLLGEESGTLLGFNDDAHLENLIEALGADDVLGQAP from the coding sequence TTGACCCGGCGGCGCCCGCCCACCGGCTTCCTGCCGCCCGACCGCCGCACCGCGACCGAATTCTGGGTCGTCCGGCACGGCGAGAGCACCTGGAACGCCGACGGGCGCTACCAGGGGCAGACCGACGTGCCGCTCAGCCACATCGGGATTCTCCAGGCCGCCGCGCTGGCCGAGCGCCTGACGGGGGCGCATTTCGACGCGGTGTACACCAGTGACCTCGCCCGCGCCTCGCGCACCGCCGACGCGGTGGCCGAGCGCTTGGCGGGGCAGCCCAGCGTGCAGCCCGAACCCGGCCTGCGCGAGATCGACGTGGGCGAACTCGGGGGGCTGGTCGTGGCCGACATCGAGGCCCGGCACCCCGGCTACCTGCGCGACCTGCGCGCCGATCCCTGGGGCACCCGCCGCCCGGGGGGCGAGAGCATGGAAGACCTCTTCGCCCGCTGCGGCGCCGCCTTTGACCGCCTGCGTGCCCGCCACGCCGGGGGCCGGGTGCTGGTCTTTACCCACGGCGGGGTGGTGCGGGTCGCGGTGGGACTGGCGCTGGGGGGCGTCCCCAACCACGCCTGGGCGCGCCTGAGCGTCACCAACACGTCCATCACCCGCGTGCTGCTGGGCGAGGAAAGCGGCACCCTGCTGGGCTTTAACGACGACGCCCACCTGGAAAACCTGATCGAGGCGCTGGGCGCCGACGACGTGCTGGGGCAGGCGCCGTGA
- a CDS encoding ABC transporter substrate-binding protein → MNRVPALLTPTLALTLALFSIAGAAPRTLDQIRAAGTLKLGTEGAFPPFNFYQQKTLTGFEVDLGNALGQALGLKVQWVVQPFDGLLVALNQGRFDAVLASHAVTPERQKAVTFLKPHYCSAVNIVAKKGGPLTRRALAGKTVGTQIGTAQIPILQAIPGIKDVRTFPNDQTVLTALQAGRVDAWSSNGPVVAYMLKQTGQAGRIVIGEAISNERNAGAVARGNAALQGALNTAMARLQTDGTYARLSQKWFGQDIRCP, encoded by the coding sequence ATGAACCGAGTGCCTGCCCTGCTGACCCCAACGCTGGCCCTGACCCTGGCCCTGTTCTCAATCGCCGGCGCCGCCCCGCGCACCCTCGACCAGATCCGGGCGGCGGGCACGCTGAAGCTGGGCACCGAGGGGGCCTTTCCGCCCTTCAACTTCTACCAGCAAAAAACCCTCACCGGCTTCGAGGTGGACCTCGGCAACGCGCTGGGGCAGGCGCTGGGCCTGAAGGTGCAGTGGGTCGTGCAGCCTTTCGACGGCCTGCTCGTCGCGCTGAACCAGGGCCGCTTCGACGCGGTGCTGGCCTCGCACGCGGTCACGCCCGAGCGGCAAAAGGCCGTGACCTTTCTGAAGCCCCACTACTGCTCGGCGGTCAATATCGTGGCGAAAAAGGGCGGTCCGCTGACCCGCAGGGCGCTGGCGGGCAAGACGGTCGGCACCCAGATCGGCACGGCGCAGATTCCGATCTTGCAGGCCATTCCGGGGATCAAGGATGTCCGCACCTTTCCCAACGACCAGACGGTGCTGACGGCCCTGCAAGCCGGACGGGTGGACGCCTGGTCGAGCAACGGCCCGGTGGTCGCCTACATGCTCAAGCAGACCGGGCAGGCGGGCCGGATCGTGATCGGGGAGGCGATCAGCAACGAGCGCAACGCCGGGGCGGTGGCGAGGGGGAACGCGGCCCTGCAAGGCGCGCTGAACACCGCCATGGCCCGCCTGCAAACGGACGGCACCTACGCCCGGCTCTCGCAGAAGTGGTTCGGGCAGGACATCCGCTGCCCATGA
- the menC gene encoding o-succinylbenzoate synthase, with protein sequence MPLRFAFETSFGVMRRRFVPLLTLRAGGLEGHAEGVMDHLPLYREETVPGALALLEGQLLPRLLGQRFATPEALALALAPYRGNRMARAMVEMAFWDLWAKHLGLPLWRVLGGVRSGVPVGVSLGIQPDAQATLDLASGHAAQGYRRIKLKIKPGWDEAPVAAVRAAHPHLELTVDANSAYTLADTAALQALDAYGLRYIEQPLAFDDLVDHAELQRRLRTPLCLDESITSVADTRKALTLGAARVINLKVARVGGHLEARRIHDLTLAFGVPLWCGGMVETGVGRAHNIHLSTLENFTLPGDTSSASRYWERDIIHESLEVGGGVMPVPDGPGIGVTLDPAVLGRVTRQQTTVRAGARPRVDDRPDQPPAGEVY encoded by the coding sequence ATGCCCCTGCGCTTTGCCTTCGAGACCAGCTTCGGGGTGATGCGCCGGCGCTTCGTGCCGCTGCTGACCCTGCGCGCGGGCGGCCTGGAAGGCCACGCCGAGGGCGTGATGGACCACCTGCCCCTCTACCGCGAGGAGACAGTGCCCGGCGCGCTGGCGCTGCTCGAAGGGCAACTGCTTCCCCGGCTGCTGGGGCAGCGCTTTGCCACGCCCGAGGCGCTGGCCCTGGCCCTGGCCCCCTACCGGGGCAACCGCATGGCCCGCGCGATGGTCGAGATGGCCTTCTGGGACCTGTGGGCCAAGCACCTGGGGCTGCCGCTGTGGCGGGTGCTGGGCGGCGTCCGCAGCGGCGTTCCGGTGGGGGTGAGCCTGGGCATTCAGCCGGACGCGCAGGCGACCCTGGACCTCGCCTCCGGGCACGCGGCGCAGGGCTACCGCCGCATCAAGCTCAAGATCAAGCCCGGCTGGGACGAGGCCCCGGTCGCCGCCGTCCGCGCCGCGCACCCGCACCTCGAGCTGACGGTGGACGCCAACAGCGCCTACACCCTGGCCGACACCGCCGCCCTTCAGGCGCTCGACGCCTACGGGCTGAGGTACATCGAGCAGCCGCTGGCCTTTGACGACCTGGTGGACCACGCCGAGTTGCAGCGCCGACTGCGCACGCCCCTGTGCCTCGACGAGAGCATCACCAGCGTGGCGGACACCCGCAAGGCCCTGACGCTGGGCGCCGCGCGGGTGATCAACCTCAAAGTCGCGCGGGTGGGCGGGCACCTGGAAGCGCGGCGCATCCACGACCTCACGCTGGCCTTTGGCGTCCCGCTGTGGTGCGGCGGCATGGTCGAGACGGGGGTGGGCCGCGCGCACAACATCCACCTTTCCACCCTGGAGAACTTCACCCTGCCCGGCGACACCAGCAGCGCCAGCCGCTACTGGGAACGCGACATCATCCACGAAAGTTTGGAGGTCGGGGGCGGCGTGATGCCCGTCCCGGACGGCCCCGGCATCGGCGTCACGCTCGACCCGGCGGTGCTGGGCCGCGTGACCCGCCAGCAGACCACCGTGCGCGCCGGAGCGCGTCCGCGCGTGGACGACCGCCCCGACCAGCCGCCCGCTGGCGAGGTGTACTGA
- the meaB gene encoding methylmalonyl Co-A mutase-associated GTPase MeaB produces MTALSLEERFRTGDPRALARAITLAESGLDAARPLLRAARELAAARGAAGTVVLGVTGSPGSGKSTLTDALISHLRSEGKRVAVLAVDPSSPYSGGAILGDRIRMLRHHGDSGVFVRSLASRGALGGLSARTMQVLALLEGAGFDWVILETVGVGQSEVDVAAACDHTLLVVTPAGGDGVQAFKAGIMEIADVIAVNKADLPGADRTVRELLAAQGLGAHDASTWFAPVRRTVAAKGEGIGPLVEAVLAHRAYLGAGGLHARRAARAEFEVRTLVQERVLRRARELSGDLYARVARGELDADAAADALLAGA; encoded by the coding sequence ATGACTGCCTTGTCCCTCGAAGAGCGCTTCCGCACGGGCGACCCCCGCGCCCTGGCCCGCGCGATCACCCTGGCCGAAAGCGGCCTGGACGCGGCGCGGCCCCTCTTGCGGGCGGCGCGTGAACTCGCGGCGGCGCGCGGCGCGGCGGGCACGGTGGTGCTGGGCGTGACCGGCAGCCCCGGCAGCGGCAAGAGCACCCTCACCGACGCGCTGATCTCCCACCTGCGCTCGGAGGGCAAACGGGTCGCGGTGCTGGCGGTGGATCCCAGCAGCCCTTACTCGGGGGGCGCGATCCTGGGCGACCGCATCCGGATGCTGCGCCACCACGGCGACTCCGGCGTCTTCGTGCGCTCGCTTGCCAGCCGGGGCGCGCTGGGGGGCCTTTCGGCGCGCACCATGCAGGTGCTCGCGCTGCTGGAGGGCGCGGGCTTCGACTGGGTGATTCTGGAAACGGTCGGCGTGGGCCAGTCGGAGGTGGACGTGGCCGCCGCCTGCGACCACACCCTGCTGGTCGTCACACCTGCCGGGGGCGACGGCGTGCAGGCCTTCAAGGCCGGGATCATGGAGATCGCCGACGTGATCGCCGTGAACAAGGCCGACCTGCCGGGCGCCGACCGCACCGTGCGCGAACTGCTGGCCGCGCAGGGCCTGGGCGCCCACGACGCCTCGACCTGGTTCGCCCCGGTGCGCCGCACGGTGGCCGCAAAGGGGGAGGGCATCGGGCCGCTGGTGGAGGCGGTGCTGGCCCACCGCGCCTACCTCGGGGCAGGCGGCCTGCACGCCCGCCGCGCCGCGCGGGCCGAGTTCGAGGTCCGCACGCTGGTGCAGGAGCGGGTGCTGCGCCGGGCGCGGGAGCTGAGCGGCGACCTCTACGCCCGGGTGGCCCGGGGAGAACTCGACGCGGACGCCGCCGCCGACGCGCTGCTGGCCGGGGCTTAG
- a CDS encoding MurR/RpiR family transcriptional regulator, translating to MTEIREGPSPLASLRAQRPLTATEGRIAAHLTQHWAELPLMSAAEVAQDLGVNPSSVTRFAQALGYRGYPDLQRAVRLELRARHAPAPLPAESQAAAHWARETAVFTALAAMPEAQLDRVAGRLAAARRVWVTGARGSAPAAAYAAHLWRGVRPDVHLLGGEAGADPERWLDAGPQDLLVAFTVRRYAQGTARLVQALGARGAALVLVTDGPAAPGARQAAEVLVLPAPGLGQVPKEAAEGRFVPLAAPASLSALLAAKLVDRVGTARLEAAERELGEQDVFAY from the coding sequence ATGACCGAGATCCGGGAAGGACCTTCTCCGCTGGCCTCGCTGCGGGCGCAGAGGCCGCTGACCGCAACCGAGGGGCGCATTGCGGCGCACCTCACGCAGCACTGGGCCGAGCTTCCGCTGATGAGCGCCGCCGAGGTCGCGCAGGACCTGGGGGTGAACCCGTCGAGCGTCACCCGCTTCGCGCAGGCGCTGGGATACCGGGGCTACCCGGACCTGCAACGGGCGGTGCGGCTGGAGCTGCGCGCCCGGCACGCCCCCGCGCCGCTGCCCGCCGAGTCGCAGGCGGCGGCGCACTGGGCGCGCGAGACGGCGGTCTTCACGGCCCTGGCGGCGATGCCCGAAGCCCAGCTCGACCGGGTGGCCGGGCGGTTGGCGGCGGCGCGGCGGGTCTGGGTAACGGGCGCGCGGGGGTCGGCTCCGGCGGCGGCCTACGCGGCGCACCTGTGGCGGGGGGTGCGGCCGGACGTTCACCTGCTGGGCGGGGAGGCGGGCGCGGACCCCGAGCGCTGGCTGGACGCGGGGCCACAGGACCTGCTGGTGGCCTTTACCGTGCGCCGCTACGCGCAGGGCACCGCCCGGCTGGTGCAGGCCCTCGGCGCGCGGGGCGCGGCCCTGGTGCTGGTCACCGACGGCCCCGCCGCCCCGGGCGCGCGGCAGGCGGCGGAGGTGCTCGTGCTGCCCGCGCCCGGGCTGGGGCAGGTGCCCAAGGAGGCCGCCGAGGGCCGCTTCGTGCCGCTCGCCGCCCCCGCCAGCCTGAGCGCGCTGCTCGCCGCCAAACTGGTGGACCGGGTGGGCACCGCCCGGCTGGAGGCCGCCGAACGCGAACTGGGAGAACAGGATGTCTTTGCCTACTGA